A genomic stretch from Candidatus Omnitrophota bacterium includes:
- a CDS encoding ribonuclease HI family protein, producing the protein MIKKLTMFTDGACQGNPGPAGIGVVILQDNEIVKEISKPIGDATNNIAEYSALIFGLQEALKLKAEQLEVFMDSELVCRQISGQYKVKNENLRFLYDRAMHLLEGFKSVTVKHVVREKNKQADKLATSSLKK; encoded by the coding sequence TTGATCAAAAAGCTAACAATGTTTACTGATGGTGCTTGTCAGGGAAATCCTGGTCCAGCGGGCATTGGTGTTGTGATTCTTCAGGACAATGAAATTGTAAAAGAAATTTCTAAGCCGATTGGTGATGCAACAAATAATATTGCAGAGTATTCGGCTCTTATTTTTGGATTGCAAGAAGCATTGAAATTAAAGGCAGAGCAGCTAGAAGTTTTTATGGATAGTGAGCTTGTTTGTCGTCAGATTTCTGGGCAATATAAAGTAAAGAATGAAAATTTAAGATTTTTATATGATCGGGCAATGCATTTGTTAGAGGGATTTAAAAGTGTGACCGTCAAGCATGTTGTACGTGAGAAAAACAAGCAAGCAGATAAGCTTGCAACAAGTTCTTTGAAGAAATAA
- a CDS encoding C4-type zinc ribbon domain-containing protein, translating into MSEVSVKDQIKKLVDLQKIDKEIYEHKTDLKEKPEEIALVKEEFERKKNKLHVLEDQLKAKQMERKEKEVDLQAKEEIIAKSNGQLSQLKTNKEYKAKLTEMEGQKADKSIIEEKILILFDEVDAINSKIQKEKEVLVQEEKNYLAQKKTVEQMVVELEEKIKILDHKRRQITADINPESLARYERILAGKEGLAMVPVLNGSCSGCYMNVPAQKVNEIKKHDQLIYCEVCARILYIEEEL; encoded by the coding sequence ATGTCAGAAGTATCTGTAAAAGATCAAATAAAGAAACTTGTTGATCTTCAAAAGATTGATAAGGAAATTTATGAGCACAAAACAGACTTAAAAGAAAAACCTGAAGAAATTGCCTTAGTCAAAGAAGAGTTTGAGAGAAAAAAGAATAAGCTCCATGTTTTAGAAGATCAGCTTAAAGCAAAGCAGATGGAACGAAAAGAAAAAGAAGTTGACCTTCAGGCCAAAGAAGAGATTATTGCGAAGTCAAATGGACAATTGTCTCAGCTAAAAACGAATAAAGAATATAAGGCTAAGTTGACAGAGATGGAAGGGCAAAAAGCAGATAAATCAATTATTGAAGAAAAAATATTAATTCTTTTTGATGAAGTCGATGCGATTAATAGCAAGATTCAGAAAGAAAAAGAAGTTTTGGTTCAAGAAGAAAAAAATTATTTGGCTCAGAAAAAAACAGTTGAACAGATGGTTGTAGAGCTTGAGGAGAAAATAAAGATATTGGATCATAAGCGCAGGCAAATAACGGCGGATATTAATCCAGAATCGTTAGCGCGATATGAACGTATTTTGGCTGGCAAAGAAGGGCTTGCGATGGTTCCGGTTTTGAACGGATCTTGCTCAGGTTGCTATATGAATGTTCCGGCTCAGAAGGTTAATGAAATTAAAAAGCATGACCAATTAATTTATTGTGAAGTTTGTGCAAGAATTCTCTATATTGAGGAAGAGCTTTGA
- a CDS encoding YebC/PmpR family DNA-binding transcriptional regulator translates to MSGHSKWASIKHKKAATDAKRGAAFTKIIREIITAAKDGGGSMDTNIRLRTAVQRAKGINMPSNNIDNAIKKGTGELPGITYESGVFEGYAPGGVALLIETITDNKNRTVAEIRNILSKKNGSLAGAGSTAWMFTKKGLIIISNDKAQEDELMDIVLEAGAEDMSLEGDNFEVITDPSSFEDVKNALQEKGIETVSGEVTMIPNSTVKVEGNEAKQVLSLMEALEDQEDVQAVYANFDISDEEMEKISE, encoded by the coding sequence ATGTCAGGACATTCAAAATGGGCAAGTATTAAGCATAAGAAGGCAGCAACGGATGCAAAAAGAGGTGCTGCGTTTACAAAAATTATTCGTGAAATTATCACAGCTGCAAAAGATGGCGGCGGAAGCATGGATACGAATATTCGTTTGCGTACAGCTGTTCAGAGAGCTAAGGGCATTAATATGCCGTCCAATAACATTGATAATGCGATTAAAAAAGGAACCGGCGAGCTTCCAGGTATTACGTATGAATCTGGTGTTTTCGAAGGCTACGCTCCTGGTGGTGTTGCGCTTTTAATTGAAACAATTACAGACAATAAGAATCGAACGGTTGCGGAAATTCGAAATATTTTAAGCAAGAAAAACGGAAGTTTAGCTGGAGCAGGAAGCACTGCTTGGATGTTTACAAAAAAAGGACTTATTATTATCTCGAATGATAAAGCTCAAGAAGATGAGTTGATGGATATTGTTTTGGAGGCTGGAGCTGAAGATATGAGTCTTGAGGGAGATAATTTTGAGGTTATAACAGATCCTTCTTCATTTGAGGACGTAAAGAATGCGCTCCAAGAAAAGGGTATCGAAACAGTTTCTGGGGAAGTGACTATGATTCCAAATTCAACGGTTAAAGTTGAAGGTAATGAAGCAAAGCAAGTGTTGTCTTTAATGGAAGCGTTGGAAGATCAGGAAGATGTTCAAGCGGTGTATGCGAATTTTGATATTTCAGATGAAGAAATGGAAAAGATTTCTGAATAA
- a CDS encoding OB-fold domain-containing protein, with product MIFRIKGKIFEKQENAIILEVQDIYYEVIVPDSVLQRIDSQVDEQGYVSLITYHYIRNDPSRGIPVLVGFLNEIEKDFFQQFIKVSGIGPRAAVRALNKPISDIVSAIDNSDLSFLKTLPGIGMQRAKEIVAKLQGKVGRFGLIQDKALSSATVKKEASDFHEEVLSVLLQLQYKKQEALDMIQKALDRSENINNAEELLNEIYRQRVKNNG from the coding sequence ATGATTTTTCGAATTAAAGGAAAGATTTTTGAGAAGCAAGAAAATGCAATCATCCTCGAGGTTCAAGATATTTATTACGAGGTGATTGTTCCTGATTCTGTTTTGCAACGCATTGATAGTCAAGTTGATGAGCAGGGTTATGTGAGCTTGATTACGTACCATTATATTCGAAACGATCCATCTCGAGGAATACCGGTTTTGGTTGGTTTTTTAAATGAAATTGAAAAAGATTTTTTTCAGCAGTTTATCAAGGTTTCGGGTATTGGACCGCGTGCCGCTGTTCGCGCTTTGAACAAGCCGATTTCTGATATTGTCAGTGCGATTGATAATAGTGATTTAAGTTTTCTAAAAACATTGCCTGGCATTGGCATGCAGCGTGCTAAGGAGATCGTGGCAAAACTCCAGGGTAAGGTTGGAAGGTTTGGCCTGATTCAAGACAAAGCTTTGAGTAGCGCGACTGTTAAAAAAGAAGCGTCAGATTTTCATGAAGAAGTTTTGTCTGTTTTGCTTCAACTGCAATATAAAAAACAAGAAGCTTTAGATATGATTCAAAAAGCATTAGATCGATCTGAAAACATTAACAATGCGGAAGAACTTTTAAACGAAATTTATAGGCAAAGGGTAAAAAATAATGGATGA
- the ruvC gene encoding crossover junction endodeoxyribonuclease RuvC, with protein sequence MRILGVDPGSRVTGYGIIDSDGLKINLLEAGEIKPKATETLSNRICKIYENLSDIVTTYKPDVLILEKLYTHHQRLTTASVLGHVRGVICLLCAQKKIVLKESSVKRIRKALTGNGSATKRQTQSMVASFLNVDEARLTPDASDALALALGYITLNRIKI encoded by the coding sequence ATGAGAATCTTAGGCGTTGATCCTGGCTCGAGAGTAACTGGCTATGGAATTATTGATTCCGATGGCTTAAAGATAAATCTGTTAGAGGCAGGCGAGATCAAGCCTAAGGCAACTGAAACGCTTTCGAATCGGATTTGTAAGATTTATGAGAATCTGAGCGACATTGTTACAACGTATAAGCCAGATGTTTTGATCCTTGAGAAACTTTATACACATCATCAGCGACTAACAACAGCATCCGTGTTGGGTCATGTGCGAGGGGTTATTTGTCTTTTGTGTGCTCAAAAAAAGATTGTTTTAAAAGAAAGTAGTGTTAAGAGAATTCGAAAGGCTTTAACCGGAAATGGATCAGCAACTAAAAGACAAACGCAATCGATGGTTGCAAGTTTTTTAAATGTTGATGAGGCGCGCTTAACGCCGGATGCAAGCGATGCGTTGGCTTTGGCGCTAGGATACATTACTCTTAATCGAATCAAAATATGA